Proteins co-encoded in one Nicotiana sylvestris chromosome 7, ASM39365v2, whole genome shotgun sequence genomic window:
- the LOC104211390 gene encoding non-specific lipid transfer protein GPI-anchored 11-like — protein sequence MACGFNSVTALLCLVSFWIFTFSFTSAAHQSAPAPAADCNNLVLNLADCLSFITNGSTEKKPAGTCCSGLKMVLKTDADCLCEGFKNSAQLGVALNVTKALSLPSACHVSAPSVTNCGLSIGSGAAPALSPTAVSPSATAGTPSTAAGTNVVAPAPAPGSSGSASLCRSFGPLALTIGAAFSSLF from the exons ATGGCTTGTGGGTTCAACTCAGTTACGGCTCTATTATGCCTTGTTTCATTCTGgattttcactttcagtttcacgTCAGCAGCACACCAATCGGCCCCTGCTCCAGCAGCAGATTGTAACAACCTGGTACTCAACTTGGCCGACTGTTTGTCTTTCATAACCAACGGCAGTACGGAGAAGAAACCAGCGGGTACTTGTTGTTCTGGACTGAAAATGGTGTTGAAAACAGACGCTGACTGTCTCTGTGAAGGATTCAAGAACAGTGCTCAGTTGGGTGTTGCTCTTAATGTCACAAAGGCCTTATCCTTGCCTTCCGCTTGCCATGTCTCTGCTCCTTCTGTTACCAATTGTGGTT TGAGTATTGGCTCTGGAGCTGCACCTG CTCTTTCCCCGACTGCTGTATCACCAAGCGCGACAGCAGGTACACCAAGTACTGCTGCAGGGACCAACGTGGTTGCTCCAGCACCTGCTCCGGGAAGTTCCGGTTCAGCTTCACTTTGTAGATCTTTTGGGCCGCTGGCTCTGACCATAGGAGCTGCATTTTCCTCTTTATTCTGA